A section of the Desulfuribacillus stibiiarsenatis genome encodes:
- the rnpM gene encoding RNase P modulator RnpM translates to MKQRKIPMRKCVGCQEMKSKKSMLRIVHTPENETDVDPTGKKSGRGSYICYDEECLEKARKHKGLEKSLKSKISDDVYEKISYTIKRYILLNKGPNV, encoded by the coding sequence ATGAAGCAACGTAAGATTCCTATGCGAAAATGTGTAGGCTGTCAAGAAATGAAATCGAAAAAGTCGATGCTTCGAATTGTGCATACTCCAGAGAATGAAACGGATGTTGATCCAACTGGTAAAAAAAGTGGTAGAGGATCATACATTTGTTATGATGAAGAATGTCTAGAAAAAGCAAGGAAACATAAAGGTCTAGAAAAAAGTTTAAAATCAAAAATTTCAGATGACGTATATGAAAAAATCTCGTACACAATTAAAAGATATATTCTTTTAAATAAAGGACCGAATGTATGA
- a CDS encoding ribosomal L7Ae/L30e/S12e/Gadd45 family protein, translated as MNFLGLANRAGKIASGDTVINKIQRKEAKLVIIATDASDSSKKRLIDKCSFYKVPYVEFFEKEQLGLAIGKSHRSSCAILDLGFSKKLESMIIENSGGEFHE; from the coding sequence TTGAATTTTCTTGGTTTAGCGAATAGGGCAGGCAAAATTGCTAGTGGTGATACAGTCATTAATAAAATTCAGAGAAAAGAAGCGAAGCTAGTTATTATAGCGACAGATGCTTCAGACTCTTCGAAGAAAAGATTAATTGATAAATGCTCTTTTTATAAAGTTCCGTATGTCGAATTTTTTGAAAAAGAACAACTTGGTTTAGCCATCGGGAAAAGTCATCGAAGTTCGTGTGCAATTTTAGATTTAGGATTTAGTAAAAAATTAGAATCAATGATTATAGAAAATAGCGGAGGTGAGTTTCATGAGTAA
- the infB gene encoding translation initiation factor IF-2: protein MSKIRIYEYAKNVNMSSKEILEILKRLNKDVGNHMSLISDSEVESIENYIKGLKNKSTTQTNNQKQAKPEGQNQQTSSQASTRSQETQTNRPDNRTDNRHQQNRPQNQQNLSGNRPEGNVNRTDTRYNKPENRFNKPDNKVNNTPRPDNKFNNNTKPENKFSNNTRPDNKYNKPENRPATSGYKSSGPDSRPPYNKPENKGFNKPASSVYKSQQPTKPNFNDREKEKEKENMIDTTVDAKGQSKVVKKEKTVNKFDKFSDTRDINGIKKNKSKKYDHRSRSSQPSKPNTEPPKMPSKIVYKGEMTVGDLAKALKKETSEIIKKLMFLGCMATINQEIDFDTITLICEEYGVAIEEKIELPLEDFESIVEIDDEKDLKHRPPVVTIMGHVDHGKTTLLDTIRETKVTEGEAGGITQHIGAYQVKVNDKKITFLDTPGHAAFTSMRARGAKITDITILVVAADDGVMPQTIEAINHAKAANVPIIVAVNKMDKPSANPDRVKQELTEYALVPEEWGGSTIFVPISALKNEGIEELLEMVLLVAEVEELKANPNKRARGTVIESQLDKGRGSLATVLVQSGTLKIGDAIIVGNAYGRIRAMINDQGKRVRTAEPSMPVEITGLSEVPNAGDQFMVLEDDKTARVIAEKRQMKDKQLFFKASTKITLDDLYKQIAEGTIKDLNLILKADVHGSVEALKGALEKIDIQGVQVRIVHTGVGAITESDVILASASNAIIIGFNVRPQPNAKKTAEHENVDIRSHSIIYKVIEEIESALKGLLDPEYKEVILGHAEVRQVIKLSKVGAIAGCYVLDGKIVRDRKARVIRDGIVIFEGDLGTLKRFKDDVKEVATNYECGITLEKYNDYQEGDIIEVFEMQKIERT, encoded by the coding sequence ATGAGTAAAATCCGAATTTATGAGTATGCCAAAAATGTAAACATGAGCTCTAAAGAAATTCTGGAAATTTTAAAACGTTTGAATAAAGATGTAGGAAACCACATGAGTCTAATATCAGATTCTGAAGTTGAATCGATTGAAAACTATATTAAAGGCTTAAAAAACAAAAGTACAACACAAACAAATAACCAAAAACAAGCAAAACCAGAAGGCCAAAATCAACAGACAAGTTCTCAAGCTTCGACTCGTTCACAGGAAACACAGACAAACAGACCTGATAACCGAACGGATAATAGACATCAACAAAATCGCCCGCAAAATCAGCAAAATCTTTCTGGAAATCGTCCGGAAGGAAATGTGAACAGAACGGATACTAGGTATAATAAGCCTGAAAACAGATTTAATAAACCAGACAACAAGGTTAATAACACACCTAGACCAGATAACAAGTTTAATAACAATACTAAGCCTGAAAATAAGTTTAGCAACAATACAAGACCAGATAATAAATACAACAAGCCAGAAAACCGCCCGGCTACCTCAGGTTATAAAAGTAGTGGGCCAGATAGCAGACCACCTTATAACAAGCCAGAAAACAAAGGCTTTAATAAACCAGCGTCAAGTGTTTATAAGAGTCAACAACCTACAAAACCTAATTTCAACGACAGAGAAAAAGAGAAAGAGAAAGAGAATATGATTGATACAACAGTGGATGCAAAGGGACAATCTAAAGTCGTTAAAAAAGAAAAAACTGTAAATAAATTCGACAAATTTAGTGATACGAGAGATATCAATGGAATCAAGAAGAACAAGTCAAAGAAGTATGATCATCGCTCAAGATCATCTCAGCCATCTAAACCAAATACTGAACCGCCGAAGATGCCTTCGAAGATTGTATACAAAGGTGAAATGACTGTTGGCGATCTAGCAAAAGCATTAAAGAAAGAAACCTCAGAAATTATTAAAAAATTAATGTTCTTGGGTTGCATGGCAACAATCAATCAAGAAATTGATTTTGATACTATTACACTTATTTGTGAAGAATATGGGGTAGCAATAGAAGAAAAAATCGAGTTACCATTAGAAGATTTCGAATCTATTGTGGAAATTGATGATGAGAAAGATCTTAAGCATCGACCACCTGTAGTTACAATTATGGGACACGTTGACCATGGAAAAACAACCTTACTAGACACTATCAGGGAAACAAAAGTTACTGAAGGGGAAGCTGGTGGGATTACTCAGCATATTGGTGCTTATCAAGTAAAGGTCAATGATAAGAAGATAACATTCCTTGACACTCCTGGCCACGCTGCTTTCACAAGCATGAGAGCCAGAGGAGCCAAAATTACTGATATCACGATTCTAGTTGTTGCTGCAGATGATGGTGTGATGCCACAAACGATTGAAGCAATCAATCATGCGAAAGCTGCCAATGTTCCGATTATAGTAGCGGTAAACAAGATGGATAAACCATCTGCAAATCCAGATCGTGTAAAACAAGAGTTAACAGAATATGCACTAGTTCCTGAAGAGTGGGGCGGTAGTACGATTTTCGTACCGATTTCAGCCCTCAAGAATGAAGGAATTGAAGAGTTGTTAGAGATGGTATTACTCGTTGCTGAAGTAGAAGAATTAAAGGCAAATCCTAACAAACGTGCACGTGGTACAGTAATTGAATCGCAATTGGATAAGGGTCGAGGATCACTTGCTACGGTACTTGTTCAATCTGGTACATTGAAAATTGGAGATGCAATTATCGTTGGTAATGCATATGGTCGTATTCGCGCCATGATTAATGACCAAGGAAAACGCGTTCGTACTGCAGAACCTTCTATGCCTGTTGAAATTACTGGATTATCAGAAGTTCCAAACGCTGGAGACCAGTTCATGGTTTTAGAAGACGATAAGACAGCAAGGGTAATCGCTGAAAAACGTCAGATGAAAGATAAACAATTATTCTTTAAAGCTTCTACAAAGATTACATTAGACGACTTATATAAACAAATAGCAGAAGGTACGATTAAAGACTTAAATCTTATTCTTAAGGCAGATGTTCACGGGTCTGTGGAAGCATTAAAAGGTGCTTTAGAGAAAATTGATATTCAAGGTGTGCAGGTACGTATTGTTCATACAGGGGTAGGTGCCATTACAGAGTCTGACGTAATTCTTGCATCAGCGTCCAATGCGATTATCATTGGATTTAATGTACGCCCGCAACCAAACGCTAAGAAAACGGCAGAGCATGAGAATGTTGATATTCGTTCACACAGTATCATTTATAAGGTGATTGAAGAGATTGAATCTGCACTTAAAGGCCTTCTTGACCCTGAATATAAAGAAGTAATTTTGGGTCATGCAGAAGTTCGACAAGTCATTAAATTGTCTAAAGTTGGGGCGATTGCTGGTTGCTATGTTTTAGATGGGAAAATCGTCCGTGATCGTAAAGCAAGAGTGATTCGTGATGGCATAGTTATTTTTGAAGGAGATCTTGGCACCTTGAAACGTTTTAAAGACGACGTGAAAGAGGTTGCTACGAATTATGAATGTGGTATCACTTTGGAGAAATATAACGATTATCAAGAAGGAGATATCATCGAAGTATTTGAAATGCAAAAGATAGAAAGAACCTAG